Sequence from the uncultured Bacteroides sp. genome:
CCGTGTAATCAAAGGTATGATAAAAGCAGGTTCATCTAACCCTGTATTTATTCTTGATGAGATTGATAAAGTTACTTCAGATCGCCAGGGGGACCCTTCTTCTGCTTTGCTTGAAGTACTTGACCCTGAACAAAATAATGCTTTCCATGATAACTATCTGGATGTTGATTATGACTTGTCAAAGGTAATGTTTATAGCTACGGCCAATAATCTTAATACTATTCCCCAACCGCTGTTAGACCGTATGGAACTAATTGAAGTTAGTGGTTATATAACGGAAGAAAAAATTGAAATAGCTCGAAAACATCTTGTTCCTAAAGAAATGGATGCTACGGGTATTTCCAAGAATGATATTAAGATTCCTAAGGATACACTTGAAGTTGTAGTTGAGTCATATACTCGTGAAAGCGGTGTGCGTGAACTGGAAAAAAAGATTGGGAAGATTCTTAGAAAATCGGCTCGTCAGTATGCTACAGATGGATTCTTTAAGAAAAACGAAATTAAGCCTGCTGATTTATATGATTTTCTTGGTGCTCCTGAATATTCAAAGGATAAATATCAGGGAAATGAATATGCTGGTGTAGTTACCGGACTTGCTTGGACTGCTGTTGGTGGTGAAATTCTATTTGTAGAGACTAGCTTGAGCAAAGGAAAAGGTGGTAAATTAACCTTGACTGGAAATTTGGGAGACGTAATGAAAGAATCGGCTATGTTGGCCTTGGAATACATTAAAGCTCATGTTTCGGTTCTATCTCTTGATGAAGAAATATTTGAGAACTGGAATATTCATATTCATGTGCCCGAAGGCGCTATTCCTAAAGATGGTCCTTCTGCGGGAATTACTATGGCAACATCTCTTGCTTCTGCCCTTACTCAAAGAAAAGTGAAAATGAATTTAGCTATGACAGGTGAGATTACCCTTCGTGGCAAAGTGCTTCCTGTAGGTGGTATCAAAGAAAAGATTTTAGCAGCTAAACGTGCTGGAATTAAAGAGATTATTTTAAGTGTAGATAACAAGAAAAATATAGATGAAATACAGGACGTTTATCTTAAAGGGGTGACTTTTCACTATGTGAGTGATATCAAAGAAGTTTTCGCGTTGGCGCTGACAGATGAAAAAGTGACTGATTCGATTGATTTTTCCATGAAACCGAAGAATAAATGACATTTGACCTACAATATACGGATTCTAAATCGAATGCTCGTGCCGGATTAATAACAACTGATCACGGTCAGATTGAGACTCCAATTTTTATGCCTGTTGGAACTGTTGGATCTGTAAAGGCCGTTCATCAAACAGAATTAAAGCAGGATATCAAAGCGCAGATAATTCTTGGAAATACTTACCACTTGTATCTGCGTCCTGGACTGGATGTTTTAGAAAAAGCAGGTGGCTTGCATTGTTTTAATAGCTTTGATGGACCTATGCTAACTGATAGTGGTGGCTTTCAGGTCTTTTCTTTATCAGGTATTCGCAAATTACGAGAAGAGGGAGCTGAATTTCGTTCTCACATCGACGGCAGCAAACATATATTTACTCCAGAAAAAGTGATGGATATTGAGCGTATAATTGGTGCCGACATCATAATGGCATTTGATGAATGCCCTCCGGGAGATTCTGATTATAACTATGCAAAAAAGTCTCTTGGACTTACACATCGTTGGTTAGATCGGTGCATAAAACGATTTAACGAGACTGATCCTAAATATGGTTATAATCAGTCGCTGTTTCCTATTGTTCAGGGATGCGTGTATCCCGACTTACGCAAGCAGTCTGCAGAATTTATTGCATCAAAAGGATGTGATGGAAATGCTATTGGTGGACTTGCTGTAGGAGAACCGGTAGATAAAATGTATGAAATGATAGAATTGGTAAATGAAATTTTACCAAAAGATAAGCCCCGTTATCTTATGGGTGTAGGTACTCCTGTGAATATATTGGAAGGTATAGAGCGCGGAGTAGATATGTTTGATTGTGTGATGCCAACTCGCAACGGCCGAAATGGTATGTTGTTTACTAAAGATGGTATCATGAATATGCGTAATAAGAAATGGGAAACAGACTTCTCTCCTATTGAGCTAGATGGTGCTTCTTATGTGGACACATTGTACTCAAGGGCTTATCTTCGTCATTTGTTTCATGCAAAGGAGTTATTGGCAATGCAAATTGCCTCAATTCACAATTTAGCGTTTTATTTGTGGTTGGTAGGTGAAGCCCGTAAACATATTATAGCTGGAGATTTTTCAACTTGGAAGCCTATAATGGTTAATCGTATATCGACAAGACTATAACAAAAAAACAGGATGAATAAAAAGATTCTTAAACGGTTAGATTGGTACATAATAAAGAAATTTCTTGGGACTTATTTTTTTTCAATAGCCCTTATTATTTCTATAGCTGTGGTGTTCGATATCAATGAGAAAATGGATAAATTCATGGAAAATGAAGCGCCTTTAAAAGCGATTGTTTTCCAATATTACATGAATTTTATTCCTTATTTTGTCAACCTGTTTAGTCCTCTGTTTGTCTTCATTGCTGTAATCTTCTTTACATCTAAACTAGCTGAAAATTCTGAGATAATAGCTATGTTTGCCAGTGGTATAAGTTTTAAAAGGATGCTGCGTCCCTACATGATATCGGCTGCTATTATTTCACTTTGTACTTATGGATTAGGAGCTTATGTAATTCCTAAAGGAAATATTACTAAATTGAATTTTGAAGACAGATATATTAAGAAGAAAAAACAAGATTTTGTTCGTAATGTTCAGTTAGAAGTAGATACTGGCGTTATAGCATATATAGAGAGATATCAGGATTATAATAAAACGGGATATCGTTTCTCTTTGGATAAATTCAAAGATAAAAAGTTGGTGTCTCATCTTACAGCTCAATCAATTGTATATGATTCTACTTCAGTCTATAAATGGACTGTTTATGATTATATGGTAAGAGAGTTAAATGGGCTAAAGGAAAAAATGTATCGTGGAACTAAAAAGGATACAACAATAATCATGGAACCGTCGGACTTTTTGATTATGAAAAATCAACAGGAGACAATGACTAGTCCTAAGCTACGTGAATATATTGTCAAGCAAAAGCAGCGTGGATTTGCTAATATAAAAGTTTTTGAAATAGAATATGAGCGCCGTATTGCAATGTCTTTTGCATCTTTTATTTTAACTGCTATAGGTGTAGCACTTTCTTCGCGAAAGGCCAAAGGAGGCATGGGATTACATTTAGGTTTGGGTCTGGGACTTAGTTTTTCATATATTATGTTTCAGACTGTATCATCCACATTTGCAATTAATGGAAATGTACCGCCAATAATAGCTGTTTGGGTTCCAAATTTTGTATTTGCGATTATTGCAGTTGTTCTTTATCGTTATGCTCCTAAATAAGCATTACAATTAAGGAATAAATAACATAAAATTGAAAAGTCCCGCAACTCTTGTTTATTCAAGTAATTGCGGGACTTTCTTTTTGTTGTATTCTTTTCCTCTTAAATACGCACTCTCTTAATTAAATAAAAGAAGAGAGTTCAGATACAGAGATGTTTTTGGCAATGATTACACCATTTTCATCTAATAAATAGTTATTGAATCCTCTGTTTAAGTTATATTCTTTAAACAATTTTGAAGATTCCCCTTTTGTTTCTACAAAACAAGTGGGAGATACTATTCGATCTTTTCTTATTGTTTCCTTAAATACCGACTGATATTCATCAAACGAAATGGAAACAAATTTCACTTTATTGAAAGAACTGCTTACGGCATTGCTTAAACTAACGTTTTGCATTCTGGACTGTGCATCATAACTTGCCCAAAAATTAATTAGCACATACTGACCTTTCAGGTCTTTCAAATTAAATTGTTGATTGTTGAGAGTAGTTCTGATATTAAAGTCCGGAGCTACATCTCCAATGTTCAAACCACCAGTGGGTTTGTCTTTTCCAACAAAAGAAGTCAAGGAAGTGATTAATAATACAACAAAAAGCCATTTTACATACTTCATGTAATTCGGTTTTAGTTAATACTAACCGGGACTGCCCTTAAACAGTAGTTTCTACCCGGAAAATTATCTTGTTTTGCTACAGTTTCAAACTTAAATAAACTGATAATCAAAACATTAAATTTCTGAAACATGTTTCAAAGGTAAGTATATTCTATTTATATTTCCAAATCATTTGACCTGCATGGCACATCTTTTCATGTTTTTTAGGATAAAACATACAAAAATTGACTACTTTTGCGTCAAAAATAATAAAATTATGACTAAATCAGCAACAGAATTAATCCTAATCCGTATAACAGGTGAAGATCGTCCTGGTCTGACAGCTTCAGTTACAGAAATTCTATCAAAATACGATGTAACAATATTAGATATCGGTCAAGCCGACATACACAATACTTTATCTTTAGGTATTCTTTTCAAAACAAAAGAACAATATTCAGGATCTATTATGAAGGAACTTTTATTTAAAGCTTCTTCTTTGGGAATAACCATCCGCTTTTACCCCATTTCAGTAGAAGAATATGAGACCTGGGTGAGTATGCAAGGGAAAAATAGATATATACTTACTCTACTTGGGCGAAAACTTTCAGCGACTCAAATATCAGCAGTTACAAAAATTGTGGCTGATCAAGGAATGAATATTGATGCTATAAAGAGATTGACAGGCCGTATTCCTTTAGATGAACAAAAGGCTAATATTCGTTCATGTATTGAATTGTCTGTTCGTGGAAATCCAAAGAACCAAGCTGAGATGCAAGCACAGCTATTAAAACTTTCAGGAGAGCTGGATATGGATTGTTCATTTCAATTAGACAATATGTATCGTAGGATGCGCCGTTTGATTTGTTTTGATATGGACTCTACTTTAATAGAGACAGAAGTAATTGATGAGCTTGCTGTTAAAGCGGGGGTGGGCGATCAGGTTAAAGCTATTACAGAGAGTGCTATGCGGGGTGAAATTGATTTCACAGAAAGTTTCCGCAGAAGAGTTGCTCTACTAAAAGGTCTTGATGAATCTGTTATGAAGGAAATTGCTGAAAATCTACCAATTACTGAGGGGGTAGATCGCCTTATGTTTGTTCTTAAACGCTACGGATATAAGATTGCTATTCTTTCGGGAGGTTTTACTTATTTTGGTAATTACCTAAAACAGAAATATGGAATAGATTATGTTTATGCAAATGAGCTTGAAATCATTGATGGCAAACTTACAGGAAATTATCTGGGAGATGTTGTTGATGGAAAAAGGAAAGCTGAACTTCTTCGATTAATAGCTCAGGTTGAGAATGTAGATATTGCCCAAACCATTGCTGTAGGTGATGGTGCAAATGATCTTCCGATGCTTGGTATTGCCGGATTAGGAATTGCTTATCAT
This genomic interval carries:
- a CDS encoding TlpA disulfide reductase family protein; amino-acid sequence: MKYVKWLFVVLLITSLTSFVGKDKPTGGLNIGDVAPDFNIRTTLNNQQFNLKDLKGQYVLINFWASYDAQSRMQNVSLSNAVSSSFNKVKFVSISFDEYQSVFKETIRKDRIVSPTCFVETKGESSKLFKEYNLNRGFNNYLLDENGVIIAKNISVSELSSFI
- the serB gene encoding phosphoserine phosphatase SerB gives rise to the protein MTKSATELILIRITGEDRPGLTASVTEILSKYDVTILDIGQADIHNTLSLGILFKTKEQYSGSIMKELLFKASSLGITIRFYPISVEEYETWVSMQGKNRYILTLLGRKLSATQISAVTKIVADQGMNIDAIKRLTGRIPLDEQKANIRSCIELSVRGNPKNQAEMQAQLLKLSGELDMDCSFQLDNMYRRMRRLICFDMDSTLIETEVIDELAVKAGVGDQVKAITESAMRGEIDFTESFRRRVALLKGLDESVMKEIAENLPITEGVDRLMFVLKRYGYKIAILSGGFTYFGNYLKQKYGIDYVYANELEIIDGKLTGNYLGDVVDGKRKAELLRLIAQVENVDIAQTIAVGDGANDLPMLGIAGLGIAYHAKPKVKQNAKQSINTIGLDGVLYFLGFKDSYLDEQGKL
- a CDS encoding LptF/LptG family permease produces the protein MNKKILKRLDWYIIKKFLGTYFFSIALIISIAVVFDINEKMDKFMENEAPLKAIVFQYYMNFIPYFVNLFSPLFVFIAVIFFTSKLAENSEIIAMFASGISFKRMLRPYMISAAIISLCTYGLGAYVIPKGNITKLNFEDRYIKKKKQDFVRNVQLEVDTGVIAYIERYQDYNKTGYRFSLDKFKDKKLVSHLTAQSIVYDSTSVYKWTVYDYMVRELNGLKEKMYRGTKKDTTIIMEPSDFLIMKNQQETMTSPKLREYIVKQKQRGFANIKVFEIEYERRIAMSFASFILTAIGVALSSRKAKGGMGLHLGLGLGLSFSYIMFQTVSSTFAINGNVPPIIAVWVPNFVFAIIAVVLYRYAPK
- the tgt gene encoding tRNA guanosine(34) transglycosylase Tgt, with the translated sequence MTFDLQYTDSKSNARAGLITTDHGQIETPIFMPVGTVGSVKAVHQTELKQDIKAQIILGNTYHLYLRPGLDVLEKAGGLHCFNSFDGPMLTDSGGFQVFSLSGIRKLREEGAEFRSHIDGSKHIFTPEKVMDIERIIGADIIMAFDECPPGDSDYNYAKKSLGLTHRWLDRCIKRFNETDPKYGYNQSLFPIVQGCVYPDLRKQSAEFIASKGCDGNAIGGLAVGEPVDKMYEMIELVNEILPKDKPRYLMGVGTPVNILEGIERGVDMFDCVMPTRNGRNGMLFTKDGIMNMRNKKWETDFSPIELDGASYVDTLYSRAYLRHLFHAKELLAMQIASIHNLAFYLWLVGEARKHIIAGDFSTWKPIMVNRISTRL